A window of Roseburia hominis A2-183 genomic DNA:
AGAATGACATATTAAAACGTGCCACAGAGAATGTGAGCGAGAACGATGGGGATGAACTGGAGCAGCAGATGATGGCGGGAGCACACGAACTCGTCAACGCGATCGATATTGACAGTGCCAGTGAACTGATGCATGAGGTGGAGGATCTGATGATTATGGGTTATCAGGCAAATCTGCCGTTTGAGCGCGATTTTATCGCGGAGGGAGTGGCAATGCTGAACGGTTATGAGCTGGATATGGGTGCATAAAGATACGGCAGGACAGCAAAGAGGGACAGAAGGAAGGTTACAGGAATGGAAAGAGTGAGAATCCCGCAGAGCGGGGAGATCTATCGTCACTTTAAAAACAGACTTTATCAGGTCATCGCAGTGGCAACACATTCGGAGACCGGAGAAAAACTGGTCATTTATCAGGCTCTCTACGGAGATTATCAGGTATATGCGAGACCGCTCACCATGTTTGTGAGCGAGGTCGATCGTGAAAAATATCCGGATGCGGCGCAGACCTACCGTTTTGAACGCGTGGACCGGAGCGAACTTGCGGGCGCTGGCAGCGGACGCATGGAGCGGGCTGAGGCGCGGAAGCAGGCACAGGCGACGGCATCGTTTGCGGACGAGGTGCAGGAGACGGAGGCAGAAGAGCTGACGGATCAGATCCGGGTAAGCCAGATGGAGCAGTCGCTTTCCGATGAGGTGAATCCGAAGCTGATGCAGTTTTTTGACGCTGATACGCTGGAAGAAAAATATAATATTCTGGTGTCGATGCGGGATGAGGTGGACGACCATCTCATCAACAGCATGGCGGTTGTGCTGGATGTTGTGATTCCGGAGGGACCGGTGGCGGACCGCTATGAGCAGTTGAAAGCCTGCATCCGCACAAAGCAGCGCTACGAGACGCAGCGGATGCGCTGACCAGATACGAGAGCAGGAGAGTACATGGAAGAACAGAAGGAAAAATTATCTGCGATTGCGCAGGCCAAACCATATAAAATCATTATCAGCAAACCGGCGGGTGGGGAGATCCCTTACCGCCGGATTGTCATTGAGCGCAAGGAATCCTATTACCAGGCGGCAGCCTATACGGAAAAACAGGTATTTCACGAGAACATACCGCCCGAGAAGCTGGCGGAATATCTGGGGAAAACGGCCGTGGGGCAGTATCTGCAGGTCAATGCCTGGGATGATGCTGCAGAGCATATATATCTGTGTTCCCAAAAGGGAAAAGTAACCTACAAGACGAAAAAGAATGTGCAGACGGCGGCAAAGGCAAGCGGGAGCCACAACCGCAAAAAGCAGTATATTCTGGAGGAGGGAACGCCGATAGAACCGCTTGTGGATATGGGAGTGTTTACACCCGAAGGAAAAGTCGTGCGCACGATGTATGACAAGTTCCGGCAGATCAACCGTTTTTTGGAGATGGTCGGTGATGCGGTCGGGGACGATACATCAGAAACACTTCACATCATTGATTTTGGCTGTGGAAAATCTTACCTGACATTCGTGCTGTATTACTATTTTACGGAGATTCAGAAAAGAAACGTGCAGATTGCAGGGCTTGACCTGAAAGCGGACGTGATTAAGAACTGCAATGCCGCCGCGAAAAAGTACGGCTATGAGAATCTGCATTTTGAGGTGGGAGACATTAACGGATACCGCACGGATGCGCCGGTGGATATGGTGGTGACGCTTCACGCCTGCGACACTGCGACGGATTATGCACTGTACAACGCCATCATGTGGAACGCGCGCATGATTCTTTCCGTGCCGTGCTGCCAGCATGAATTAAACGGACAGATCCAGTCGGAGGATCTGGGACTGATGACGCGCTACGGAATTATTAAGGAGCGCTTTGCGGCACTTGCCACGGACGCAATCCGCGCGAATCTGCTTGAGTGCTGCGGCTATAAGACGCAGGTGCTGGAATTTGTAGACTTTGCCCATACGCCGAAGAACCTTCTGATCCGCGCAGTGAAAAAAGGCGGATCCGATGCGGCGAGAGCGATCGTGCCTGCCGCCGTCCGCAAGCGGTACCTCGGCGAGGTGGAGCGCATGATGGAGGAGTTCCATCTGGATCCGACTTTGTACCGCCTGTTAAAGGAGGCGGGGCGCCTGGGCTGATGCCCCGGTTCAGGAAGAAAAGGTGCGCTGGCTTAAGGTACTGTTGTGGTATTTTGTGGAGAACGTGACGTCCTCGCCGAACCACTCGGGCGGGACAAACGTATTCGCTTCCTCCTCAGTCTCAAACTCGACTTCCGCGAGCACGAGCGGGGCAAGCGCTCCCTCAAATACATCCAGCTCAATGGTATATTTTTCCGCGAGCGGAATCAGATAGCGGCGCTTCTGAATCAGAAGACCGTCAATTTTTTCTTTTAAATGGGTGAAGGACTCTTCGTTCAGGGGAAGATTATATTCCTCACGGACCATGAGTCCTTTTCCCTTGTAAGTCAGAATATAGCGGTCATTGCTGCGTCGGATGCGCACGACCGGGTTCGTGCTCAGATAGCCCTGCTCAATCTGCCTGCAGGGGTACTGCTCCAAGTGGTCCGGCAGGATCTTGACGAGATACTTGCGTTCGATTTCCATGTGAATTCCTTTCCGGCTGCCGCAGGGAGTGTTCCGGCTGGCGGCAGACATGCTGATGCATTGATTGTGTATTGATTCTATCATAGCACGTTTTTGCAAAGTGTGGTACTCTTTTGATAGGGCGAAAGCCCGACAGCGAGGAATGCGCAGCATTTCGAGCGTGCATTGCGTAATATAGTGAATGCAAAAGTGAAAGCGAAGAAAAAGAAAAGAGGAGAATTATGATGAGTAAAATTGGAATTTTTATGGCAGACGGATGTGAGGAGATTGAGGGACTGACCGTGGTGGATATTGTGCGCCGCGCGAAGATGGACATTACGATGATCTCCGTGAACGGAAAAAGAGAAGTGACCAGTTCCCACGGCGTGACCTTTTTGGCGGACGCCGTAGCGGAAGAAGTGGATTATGGCGCACTTGACGGAATCGTGCTGCCGGGCGGAATGCCGGGAACACTGCATCTGCTCGACCATGCGACGGTAAACGAAGTGATTAAGAAGTTTGCGGGCGAGGGAAAACTGGTGGCAGCCATCTGCGCGGCGCCGAGTGTTCTCGGAGCTGCCGGTATTCTGGAGGGCAGACGCGCAACCTGCCATCCGGGGTTTGAGGAAAAGCTGACGGGTGCGGCAACGAGTGAGGACGCCGTGGTTGTGGACGGAAACATCATCACAAGCCGCGGAATGGGAACTGCAATTCCGTTTGCGCTCGAGATTGTCCGCTATTTTGCGGATGATGCGGCAGTGGAGCACATCAAGGACGGACTGGTATATCACGTGGTGCAGTAATAAGTGTCTGACAGCGTCCTCCATGCGGCGTGTTTTATGGGGCTGCCGCTTTCCGTGTATTGCTCCTTTTAGCGATAAGTAATATTATGAGAAGTACACCGTTACGATTTCGGGTGGAATGCCTATGGAACATTCTGTTCAAAAAATGCGGCATTTCTAACCAGCCGGTGACTGCATCTGCGATGATCCGTGTCTTTCCAAGTTTGGAGCACTCTACGGACTGTGTCCGCAAGCCAACAGACAATTTTAGGACTTTTGTGTGTCCCTTATGGCACCAATGAACAAAACATAACCGCGCGAAGCCGATGTCTGAATTGGCATCTGCCCTATTTTCAATAGCAGATGCCAACGAGTTTCGGTTCGCGCGGTTTTATATTGTCTGTGAAGCGGTGCCATTAGGGACACTAGAAAGTCCGCTCATTGTCTGTGGCTTGTCGGACACACTCCGGGAGAGTCCAAACGTGGAAGAGACACGGAATCAGATGCAGTCATCCGACTGGAAGAAATACACACATTTTTCTCCAACGAATGTTTCATATGCAGTTCCATCCGAAATCTGTATCAGGTACTTTTTATAATATTACTTATCGCTAAAGGGGCAGGACACGGAAAGCGGCAGCTCCATAAAATACAACTTGTGTACATGACCATACAAGTCGTACGATGGAAGCGTTACAGGTAAATGGTAATCTGCAGGTGAAAACGGGGCTCGGTGCAGAGAACGTCTGAGATCGGTAAAAGGAGAAGGAAATGTTTACAGACAGGACGACGAAAAGATGGCGGGGGAGCTGGAAGCGGCAGAGTGCACGGAAAAACCCGGGGATGTATGGTTATGGAATAGTGGCGGCATCGCTGGTTATGGCGGCAGGTCTGACTGGCTGCGGCGAGGCAAAAGAGGTGGCGCTTGCCAGGACGGAGAGCAGCAATCCGATTGTAAAAACGGATGACGGCGGAGAGCGGATTTATGGCGGAGATCCATCGGTGCTGGTGGACGGAGATACCGTGTATCTGTACACGGGACACGACGCGTCGACGGACGAACAGGTGGCGAATTCCGTTTATGAGATACCGGAATATCTGTGTTATTCCTCCACGGATCTGGTGAACTGGAAGTCTGAGGGAACCGTCATGACGATGGATACCGTGGACTGGGCGAAGGATGATGTATCGGCTTGGGCAAGTCAGGTCATGAAATACAACGACAAGTATTATCTGTACTACTGCAGCTGGGATAAATCCGGCAAGCAGTCGATCGGTGTGGCGGTGGCGGACAGTCCGACGGGCACGTTTGTCGATATCGGAGAACCGCTTGTGCGCGGTTCTGTGACGAAGCCGCAGCTTTCCACCTTCAATGACATTGATCCGACGGCGTGGGTGGAGACGGATGAAAACGGTGAGGAGCACCGGTATCTGGCGTGGGGCAACGGCATGTTTTTCATGTGCGAGCTCAATGAGGATATGATTTCAGTCAAGGATATGAACGGAGACGGGGAGATTACCAGTGGTACTTCGTTTGACGATGCGGACATCATGTATCAGAAGGGCGGCATTGAGAATTACACCGAGGCGCCGTGGCTGTACCGCAGATCGGATGAACAGGGCAACTACTACGGAGATTATTATCTGTTTTACGCGTACGGGTGGAGAGAATGCATGGCATATGCGACAGCGCCGGATTTAACCAGCGGTGACTGGACATTCGGCAATGTCATAATGTACCCGACTTCGACCTCGAACACGAACCATATGGCGGTCTTTGATTTTAAAGGCAAGACGTATTTTGCCTATCACAACGGCTCGCTGCCGGGAGGCAACGGTTACCGCAGAAGCGCATGCATCACGGAGCTGCATTTCAATGACGACGGCAGCATCGATTACTTCGAGGAGACGACGGCGGGACTTGCCGGTACCGCAGTGACGTTACAGTCCGCGGCGGGCGACGGGGCGCTGCTCTCGCACGAGGGATTCGTCAATTCATCGGCGGATGTGGATTATCCGATGAAAAATGTCAAGGTCGGAACCGGACTCGGAGATCTGTCGACGGATGAGAAATGGGTGCTCTGTGACGGAAAGGCGGATGCATCCAACGAATATTACGTGTCCATCCAGTCCGAGAACAAGTCGGGACTGTACCTGACAGCACAGACAGACGGCACCGTTGTGCTGGCACAGGATGTGGATGCCGCGGAGGAGACGGCGCAGGCGCAGACATTCCACACGATGGAGGGATTGTCCGACAAGAAGGGAGTTTCCTTTGAGAGCGTGCTCATGCCGGGACAATATCTGACGCTGCAGGACGGCAAACTGGTGCTCACCGACGGAAGCGATAAGAAGGCGGCAACCTTTTATTTGAATTAAACTTTGATAAAATATAAAATACTTTAATAAAACTAAAAATAAATATTGTATTACCTCCTGTTATCTGATATATTGTAGCTAAAGCTGGGCAATGAAGATCATGGGAGGTTTTTTTATGCGAAATGGAAGGAGAACCATTTCTGTTCTGCTTGTGGCGGCAATGACCGCCGGACTTGCTGCCTGCGGAACGACAGAGGCGGCAGAGAATGTGACGGAGTCTGAGACGCCGGAGAATACCGATTACAATTTTACGGTGAGCTACGACGGGATTCAGACCGGGGACGTTTCCTCCGGGGTGGCGGTACATGATCCGTCAATCTATGAGGAAAACGGAACTTATTATATCTTCGGTTCCCATATGTCGGCAGCAAAAAGTGACGATCTGCTGCACTGGGAGTCCATTGCAGACGGATACAACAAGACGAATCCGGTTTACGGTCAGATTTATGATGTGGCAGACGAGGCGTTCGCCTACGCCGGCAGCAAGAACAGCCTGATTCAGACAGATGATAAGAAAACACATGTCTGGGCACCGGATGTAATCTATAACAAGACGACCGGACTGTATTACATGTACTATTGCACAACATCCACCTGGAATGCATCGAACCTGTGCTACGGGACATCCGAGACGATCGAGGGACCTTACGAGTGGCAGGGAGCGCTCATCTATTCCGGTTTTGACAAGGACACAATCGCAGGAACCGATGTGCTGGATTATGTCGACGAGGAATATGCATTAAAAAAATATGTGAGAAACAACAGTTATAACTTCGAGGAATATCCGAATGCGATCGACCCGACGGTATTTTACGATGCCGACGACCGCATGTGGATGGTCTATGGTTCCTGGAGCGGCGGTATTTTCCTGCTGGAGCTGGATCCGGCGACCGGACAGGTGATTCATCCGGAGGCGGACGAGGAACACAATGTGGATGCCTACTACGGAAAGCGTCTGCTCGGAGGCGGACACAAATCAATTGAGGGACCTTACATCCTCTATGACGAGGCGACGGATTACTATTACCTGTATGTATCTTACGGTACGCTCACAAGCAGCGGCGGCTATCAGGTGCGCGTGTTCCGTTCCAAGACCGTGGACGGCGATTATGTGGATATGAACGGGGAATACCCGACCGCGGATGTGGATCATCAGCTTTACGGTCTGAAGCTGACCGGCAATTACAAGCTTCCGTCCTTAGAGCGCGCGTACATGGCGACCGGACATAACTCTGCATTCATCGATGAGGACGGCAGACAGTATCTGGTCTACCATACCCGTTTTAACAACGGCACGGAAAATCATTCGCCGCGCGTACATCAGATGCTGATGAACGAGGACGGATGGCCGTGCGAATTGCCGTATCAGACACAGGGAGAGACGGTGAGCGGTACCGGTTATGAGACGGATGCCGTGGTCGGAAGATATTTTGTGATCAATCAGGGAACCAATATCAGCAATGACATTGCCAACCCGGTGATCCTGTACCTGAATGCTGACGGTACAGTCGTCGGAAGAGAGGCAGCGGGAACCTGGGAAGCTGTTGACGGAACGTACTATATGCACATTACGATTGACGGAGAGGACTACAGCGGCGTGTTCTGCCAGATGAAAGACGAGGCAGGCACCGATGTGATGACATTTTCTGCCGTGGGCGGAAACCAGAGTGTCTGGGGCGTAAAATATATCGCGGAATAAAACAGAATAAAAAGCAAAGCGTCCGGCAAGGGCTCAGCCGGATCTTTATAAGGAGAAAAAGATGGAGAAACAGTTGAAATATAATGAGCCGTGGATTCTGCAGAGAGCAGATCCTTATGTGTACTGTCACACGGACGGAACCTACTATTTTACCGCATCGGTGCCGGAATACGACAGGATTGTTCTGCGCCGTGCCGCGCATCTTGCGGATCTGGCGGATGCCGAAGAGCATGAGGTATGGCACAAGCACGAGAGCGGACCGCAGAGCATCCATATCTGGGCGCCGGAATTGCATTATCTCTTTGGAAAATGGTATCTCTACTATGCCGGCGGCGATAAGGACGACATCTGGGCGATCCGCCCGTATGTGCTGGAATGCCAGGGTGATGATCCGGTACATGATCCGTGGGTGGAAAAAGGCAAGATGACCCGTGCAGATGGAGACGAATTCTCGTTTGAGGCATTTTCCCTGGATGCGACCGTCTTCGAGGTAAAAGGAAGCTGGTATTACATCTGGGCGGAAAAAGTGGGAGTCGGCAGGCAGATATCCAATCTTTACATCGCCAGAATGAAGAACGGCTACACGCTGGATTCCGTGCAGGTTCTTCTGACAACGCCGGATTACGACTGGGAGCGCCACGGCTTCTGGGTAAATGAGGGACCGGCGGTCATTCAGAAGGACGGCAAAGTATTTATGACGTATTCCGCCAGCGATACCGGCGTGCATTACTGCATGGGTATGATGACGGCGGATGCAGACGCAGATCTGTTAGATCCGCTCTCCTGGAAAAAAGAGCGCTATCCGGTACTTACATCCAGTGAAAAAGCGGGAATCTACGGCCCGGGACATAATTCCTTCACGAAGGATGAGGCAGGAGATGACATTATGGTCTACCATGCGAGAACGGAGACGGAGATTGTGGGCAACCCGCTGTACAATCCGAACCGTCACGCAATGCTTATGAAGATCAGATGGCAGGACGGCCGACCGGTGTTCGGGTTCGACGAGTAGGATTGCCGGTAAAAATTCAGAAATGTGGGCATGAGATGATGGAGAAGAGAGTGTGTACGCGCTGTCTGCTTCGGGATATGATCGAGGCGGGGGACAGTATGGAAATGATTGAAAAATACCGCGCTGCGATCAAAGAGGCGGACCGGGTCACAGAGGAAGTCTATGAGAGCAGACTCTCGGTCTGCCGGGAATGCGGGAAGCTGAATGCCGGAACCTGCATGGCGTGCGGCTGCTATGTGGAGCTGCGCGCAGTGGCAGCCGTGTCACGGTGCCCGAAGAAGAAGTGGTAGTGCCGCAGCTGTATCCGCAGCCCGAAGAAGCGGTAGTCGACGCACAGCCGTAGTGGGAGAGACATGATCCCGGACAGTTGTATGGAGAACAAAAGAACGAAAGAGGCTGCGGATGCAGCTGCGTGAGGTATTCTTTAAAGCAAAATGCGAGTATTTCTTCCGTGCCGCGTCCGGCATCAAATTCCGTGTCTTTGCCACGCTTTGACAATCCACAGGTGTGTCCGGCAACCCGCAGACAATGAGCGGACTTTTTAGTGGCGCTAATGCCACTTCTTCACAAACAATATAAAACCGCGCGAACCGAAACTCGTTGGCATCTGCTATTGAAAATAAGGCAGATGCCAATTCAAACATCGGCTTCGCGCGGTTATGTTTTGTTCATCAGTGGCAATAAGCGCCACACAAAAGTCCTAAAATTGTCTGCCGGCTTGCGGACACATCCTGCGGAGTGTTCAAAGCTTGGAAAGACACAGATCATCAAGGATGCCGGACGCGGTATGGTTAGAAATACCGGATTTTGCGATCAGAATACCTCCCGCAGCTGCACCCACAACCGTTTCAGAGCTAATGTCTATCTATACAACTGCCCGGAAGAAATCCCCCGCTACGGCTGCGCAGCGACAAGCGGCGCATAATTGATGGCGACACGGATGTCCTGATCGTAGTTTCCGAAAGATTTCCCATAGAGCGTGATGCCGCCGACATGCTCGGAGTCATTCTCGACCGCGAGACGCAGGCGGATGTCGCTGTTGTAGTCCAGGTGAAGCGAGAGCGTGCTGACATCGGAGATCTTAAGACCGTCGATGTAGGTGCCGTAATCATTGATGACTAACAGCTTTAACAGACCGTACTGATTCCAGTTCTGCGGCCACCACTGCGGGGTGAACATACCGTGCACATCGCCGAAGTCACCAGGGGACGTCCACATGCCGATTTTGGTGTCGTTGATGTAAAAACTGATATCCGACGGCCAGTTGTTGTCGATGCCGGGAGCCTCCGAACTCAGCTCTGCCGAGATGGAAAGCTGCGTGATCCGCTGGTTGGAGGGGATCAGGTTCGGTATGGTATACTCGACATAGCCCTTAGTGAACCAGAGAATGTTGGCGGTAAAACGATCCGGATGATTAAAGTACCGGATATCGTCGAACTCGCCGATCACGGATTCGCTGGTGGCGATGCCGCAGGTCGGCCACACCTGATGTCTGGAAAACTGTCCGACCTTGATCTCAGTCTCGAATACATTCTTATAATCAATCGGTTTCTTGATGTCCACAATGATGCGGTCCTGCGTCACGGAACACATTTTCTGATTGCCGTGTCCGGCAGATTCATTGGAGATATTGATCAGACCGCACTCTTCGAGCTTCTTGACGTGACCTGTGAGAGCTCCGTTGCTGATGTTTAGCTCTGTCGCAAGCTGGTTCATGCTCATCTGCTCGTTTTCAAGTAAAATATTAAGAATCTGGATACGTGTGTCAGACCCGAGAGCCTTAAATGTCTCCAGACCATCGTCTAAGGAAGTAATATGAATCATTTCCTGAGTATCCTCCTGTAAAAACGGAACTAGTTAAGGTGTTCTTTATTAGTTTCCTATTATAGAATTGTTATAGAAAAGTGTCAACTATTAAGGATGAAATTAAAAATATTTAAATAAAAACAAAACAATATGTCAAGTTGCACAAAACAAGAACGCTATCACATGACATGTCGGTCATAATTTTGTATAATTTAGCGAAAAGCAAAAATACTTTGGAAAAATATAAAATAAATATTGACACCACAGGAAATGCATTGTATATTATCTACATAAGATAAATGAAATCGAACAAAGAAATTGTCGAAATAGCTAATGAGCCCAGCTTATGACAAGATCTTATGTGAATTTCAGATCATCTTAGCAACTTATTTTATTATCCTATAATTCAAGGAGGAGGGCAAGAATTATATGAGAAGGAAAGTATTCAGTGCACTGATGTGCGCAGCAATGGTCACATCCCTGTTTGCAGGATGTGGAAGCTCTGATGCTTCTACCACTGCTTCAAATTCAGGAAGCACAACAGGGGATGGCACAGAGGCAGCAGCAGAGGACGCTGTAGAGGATGCAACAGAATCCGCAGAGTCAGAGGTTGTTACCAACACATTCGGTGATCCGAACGGAACACATCTTGAGATGTGGACATTCGTAGAGCTTCACGGACAGCATTACGGCAAGATGGCTGAGGTTTGGAACGAGGAGCATCCGGATCAGACGATCGAGATCACATGTACGACATATCCGTACAGCGATATGCACACAAAGCTTCTTACCGCACTTCAGGCAGGAACCGGTGCACCGGACATCTGTGATGTAGAGGTTGGACAGTTCCCGAACGTGGTTGCAGGTCTTGACCAGTGGCTGGTTCCGCTGGATGACTACGCAGCTCCGTACATGGAGACTATGGTTAAAGCACGTATGGATACCTACGCAGGGGAGGACGGACATTATTATGGAGCTCCGTACCATGTAGGTGCAACCGTAATGTACTATAACGTGGCAGCTATGGCAGAGGCTATGGGAATTTCTGAGGATGAGGTAACTGCTAAGATTGATTCCGTTGTTACATGGGATGATTATCAGGCACTCGGTGATGAGTATGTGGCAGCAATCGGTGAGGAAGGCAAATACTTCACATCCGTAGATACAGGCGGTACAGACTGGTTATGGCTGGCAATGGCTGAGTACGGCGATGACTGGACCGGCGGATTCGATGATCCGGCAAACGTTCAGCTTGATTCCGTTCAGAAAATGTTAGAGATGCAGCAGTCCTGGTTAGACAGCGGCTTCGCAGAGGTTTCTCCGGATGGACATGTAGACCTTGAGGCTGGTTTCCAGAACATTCTGGATCACAACATCGTATCTTTCCCGAAGGCATTATGGTACATGAGCCGTTTCACAAACTATATGCCTGAGGAGAGCGGTAACTGGTACATTGCTAAGTGCCCGGTATTTGAGGCAGGTCAGAAGTGCTCCGTTGGTATCGGTGGTACAGGTACCGTTGTGACACAGCAGTCTGCGAGCGCAGATCTTGCAGCTGAGTTCCTTTGCTGGGCAAAGATGTCTGACGAGGGTGAGAAGAACATCTGGGATACATTAGGATTCGACGTATGCAACACCGCATGCTGGACAGATGATGCTTTCGCACATGACGACAGCAACCAGTACAACGCATACTTCAGAAACTATCCGTACGATGTATTGAATTCCATCGGTATGGACAACATCGGTAAGATCTCTGTTGTAGCGATCAGCCCGACAATCAACGAGTATGTATGCAACACAACATTAAATGAGGTACTTGAGGACGGCATGGATGTATCTGATGCTCTCCAGGAGTTACAGGATGCAGTCGATCTTGAGCAGTAGGACATAAGTTTTGGGAATGGGGATGTCTGGAGGGTTCTCCTCTGGCATCCCTGTTTTCATAAGAAGGAGAGGGTGTTGAGTTGAAGTTAAAAAAGTTCTTGTATTCGGAAAAAGTAGCGCCATATATTTTTGTCATACCTTTTATTTTAAGCTTTGCGTTTTTCTGGATCTATCCGTTGATCACATCCGTGACAATGAGTTTTCAGGACATCGGAGCAATCAAATCAGAGTGGGTGGGTCTTGCCAATTACCAGAAGTTGTTGAAGGATAATGTATTCCACACGGCAATCTGGAACAGTACAAAATACATGCTGTTTACGTTGGTGCTTTTGATTCCTTTCCCGATGCTTTTTGCAGTGCTGATGGACAGCCGTCTGGTAAAAGCAAAAGGTGTGTGGAAGGCAATTCTCTATATGCCGGCATTGACCTCCGTGGTTATTTCCGGTACATTATTTCGACTGATGTTCACGGAATATTCGACAGGACAGATGAATATTATTACCGCAGCACTGGGCCTTGGCACCTATAAATGGCTGAAAATGGGATGGTCAGGTATGACGGCTCTTCTGGTAGTCGCATGTTGGAGATGGACGGGTGTTAATATGCTCTACTTCCTTTCAGGACTGAAGGCGATCGACTCCTCCCTCTATGAGGCATCT
This region includes:
- a CDS encoding ABC transporter substrate-binding protein, which codes for MRRKVFSALMCAAMVTSLFAGCGSSDASTTASNSGSTTGDGTEAAAEDAVEDATESAESEVVTNTFGDPNGTHLEMWTFVELHGQHYGKMAEVWNEEHPDQTIEITCTTYPYSDMHTKLLTALQAGTGAPDICDVEVGQFPNVVAGLDQWLVPLDDYAAPYMETMVKARMDTYAGEDGHYYGAPYHVGATVMYYNVAAMAEAMGISEDEVTAKIDSVVTWDDYQALGDEYVAAIGEEGKYFTSVDTGGTDWLWLAMAEYGDDWTGGFDDPANVQLDSVQKMLEMQQSWLDSGFAEVSPDGHVDLEAGFQNILDHNIVSFPKALWYMSRFTNYMPEESGNWYIAKCPVFEAGQKCSVGIGGTGTVVTQQSASADLAAEFLCWAKMSDEGEKNIWDTLGFDVCNTACWTDDAFAHDDSNQYNAYFRNYPYDVLNSIGMDNIGKISVVAISPTINEYVCNTTLNEVLEDGMDVSDALQELQDAVDLEQ
- a CDS encoding carbohydrate ABC transporter permease, yielding MKLKKFLYSEKVAPYIFVIPFILSFAFFWIYPLITSVTMSFQDIGAIKSEWVGLANYQKLLKDNVFHTAIWNSTKYMLFTLVLLIPFPMLFAVLMDSRLVKAKGVWKAILYMPALTSVVISGTLFRLMFTEYSTGQMNIITAALGLGTYKWLKMGWSGMTALLVVACWRWTGVNMLYFLSGLKAIDSSLYEASEIDGASAWQKFRYVTLPLLKPTTVYVLTISIYAGLAMFLESYMLWAGNNSPNNIGLTIVGYLYKRGIEKNDMGYACAVGVVLLVIALAINIVQLIANGTFKNEEK